A region from the Lentimonas sp. CC4 genome encodes:
- a CDS encoding RimK/LysX family protein, whose amino-acid sequence MKDLTIIGWREWVELPEWGMRIRAKADTGAKSSAIDCAEIVELPDERVRFTVRLSRNKDRLVTLEAPIKLRKRVRSSTGQGHDRIFVETTLRLGESEQTILVNLVCRKNMIHRMLLGRETLGGAFLVDSSVDHWATPKKPGASRIK is encoded by the coding sequence ATGAAGGACTTAACAATTATTGGTTGGCGCGAGTGGGTCGAGTTACCTGAGTGGGGCATGCGTATCCGCGCAAAGGCTGATACTGGCGCAAAAAGCAGTGCAATCGATTGCGCTGAGATCGTTGAACTCCCGGACGAGCGCGTTCGGTTCACCGTGCGTCTGTCTCGAAACAAAGATCGTCTTGTCACCTTGGAAGCTCCGATCAAATTACGTAAGCGTGTGCGCAGTAGCACAGGACAGGGGCATGACCGTATTTTTGTGGAGACGACGCTTCGTCTCGGTGAGTCTGAGCAAACGATTCTGGTAAACCTGGTGTGCCGCAAGAATATGATCCATCGCATGTTGCTCGGTCGTGAGACATTGGGCGGTGCGTTTCTTGTTGATTCTTCAGTCGACCACTGGGCGACACCGAAGAAACCGGGTGCCTCTCGTATTAAGTGA
- a CDS encoding zinc transporter ZntB, with the protein MTDNNSCILHACQIEANTSTDLTVEGVSASLADENSLTWVHLDVTAEGCRDWLEREVSYLDPILINALTADETRPRLLEMEKGVLLILRGINLNDNAEPEDMISIRLWIDGSRIISLRRRRLKAVLDIRERLSVGRGPNSSGEFVTMLTGRLFERMEQTFSDLDDRLDLLEEEVIDSPTSDKRQCIAEIRKEAILFRRYIAPQKDVITHLRGCEQTWLKLIDKRRLQESLDHVTRYIEDLDVIRERAQVVKDELVNALSDRMNRNMYMLSVIAAIFMPLGFLTGLLGINVGGIPGSENGSAFYIFCGILGLIIGLQVVFFKKLKWF; encoded by the coding sequence ATGACCGACAACAATTCCTGCATCCTACATGCCTGTCAGATCGAGGCGAATACTAGCACTGATTTGACTGTTGAGGGGGTGTCTGCCAGTCTTGCTGATGAGAATTCGCTGACGTGGGTGCACCTCGATGTGACTGCTGAGGGGTGTCGCGACTGGTTGGAGCGAGAAGTCAGTTATCTGGATCCTATTTTGATCAACGCGCTGACTGCTGATGAGACACGTCCACGTCTTTTGGAAATGGAGAAGGGCGTGCTGTTGATCCTGCGTGGCATTAACCTAAATGATAATGCTGAACCTGAGGATATGATCTCGATTCGTCTGTGGATTGATGGCTCTCGAATCATCAGCCTGAGGAGGCGTCGGTTAAAGGCGGTTCTAGACATTCGAGAGCGTTTGTCTGTTGGTCGCGGTCCGAATAGTTCAGGGGAATTTGTCACGATGCTGACCGGTCGACTCTTTGAACGCATGGAGCAGACTTTTTCTGACTTGGATGATCGCTTGGATCTTCTAGAGGAAGAGGTGATCGATTCGCCGACGAGCGATAAACGGCAGTGCATTGCTGAAATTCGCAAGGAGGCCATCTTGTTTCGTCGCTACATCGCCCCGCAAAAGGATGTGATTACGCATCTACGTGGCTGCGAACAGACGTGGTTGAAGCTCATTGATAAGCGCCGCCTACAAGAGTCGCTGGATCATGTGACTCGTTATATTGAAGATTTGGATGTGATTCGAGAGCGTGCGCAAGTCGTTAAGGATGAACTCGTCAATGCGTTGTCGGATCGAATGAATCGGAACATGTATATGTTGTCCGTGATTGCTGCGATATTTATGCCGCTGGGGTTCTTGACCGGATTGCTTGGGATTAATGTCGGTGGTATTCCAGGCTCAGAGAACGGCAGTGCCTTTTACATCTTCTGCGGAATCTTAGGACTGATCATTGGGCTACAGGTCGTATTTTTTAAGAAGCTCAAGTGGTTTTAA